One segment of Vibrio orientalis CIP 102891 = ATCC 33934 DNA contains the following:
- a CDS encoding DUF1244 domain-containing protein — protein MAEFKYKNLSQEEQDKLDAATFRRLLAHLDENKDVQNIDLMILAGFCRNCFSKWYKAEAENQGLDLDIDDARERVYGMTYDEWKQNHQPKATPEQLAAFEARQNKG, from the coding sequence GTGGCTGAATTTAAATACAAAAACCTATCTCAAGAAGAACAAGATAAGCTAGATGCAGCGACATTTCGTCGTCTATTAGCTCACCTCGATGAAAACAAAGATGTGCAGAATATAGATCTGATGATTCTGGCTGGCTTCTGCCGTAACTGTTTTAGCAAGTGGTACAAAGCAGAAGCAGAGAACCAAGGTTTAGATCTGGATATCGATGATGCACGTGAGCGTGTATATGGCATGACTTACGATGAGTGGAAACAGAATCATCAACCTAAAGCAACGCCAGAGCAGTTAGCAGCCTTCGAGGCGAGACAGAATAAGGGTTAA
- a CDS encoding Tim44 domain-containing protein — protein MKRLFSLVALLMVSVAITPIAEAKKFGGGKSFGKSFKTAPAPKQQQQNTNTIGKDQTTKTQSSSKKGLMGGLLGGLLAGGLLAAFFGGAFEGIQFMDILIMGLIAFVIFKLMRSMLGAKQGSMNQQRQQPAFGGSAPKFEQPNVHNFEQPQNAPQGGGFGFGAQTDVPHNYPPGFDQSAFINGSREHYRILQGAWNHNQLHTIEEYVSPSLYEDLKAERAKLNGEQHTDVMYVDAEIVRADHDATKAQLSLQFSGRYRDAVEGIEEDITDIWHLERDLTTPNAPWLIVGIQG, from the coding sequence ATGAAACGACTTTTTTCTCTTGTTGCCCTACTGATGGTCTCAGTCGCGATTACTCCAATCGCTGAGGCGAAAAAGTTTGGTGGTGGTAAATCTTTTGGCAAAAGCTTTAAGACAGCACCGGCGCCGAAACAACAGCAACAGAACACCAATACGATTGGTAAAGATCAAACGACAAAAACGCAGAGTTCTAGCAAGAAAGGCCTAATGGGTGGTTTACTTGGTGGTTTACTTGCTGGTGGTCTACTAGCTGCGTTCTTTGGTGGAGCATTTGAAGGTATCCAGTTTATGGATATTCTTATCATGGGCTTGATTGCCTTTGTTATCTTCAAGCTAATGCGATCCATGCTTGGGGCGAAGCAGGGTAGTATGAATCAGCAGCGTCAACAGCCTGCTTTTGGTGGTTCAGCGCCTAAGTTTGAACAGCCAAATGTACATAACTTTGAGCAACCACAGAACGCACCACAAGGTGGTGGCTTCGGTTTTGGTGCTCAAACGGACGTACCACACAACTATCCACCGGGTTTTGACCAATCGGCATTCATCAATGGCTCACGTGAACACTACCGCATCCTTCAAGGTGCTTGGAACCACAATCAGTTACACACGATTGAAGAGTATGTGTCGCCAAGCCTATACGAAGATTTGAAAGCGGAACGCGCGAAACTAAACGGTGAGCAGCATACTGACGTGATGTATGTTGATGCGGAAATTGTTCGTGCAGATCACGACGCAACTAAAGCGCAGCTTAGCCTACAATTCAGTGGCCGTTACCGCGATGCTGTAGAAGGCATTGAAGAAGACATCACTGACATCTGGCACTTAGAGCGTGATTTAACTACGCCTAACGCACCATGGTTGATTGTTGGTATTCAAGGCTAA
- the menC gene encoding o-succinylbenzoate synthase — translation MRSAKLYRYELPMDSGVILREQRLKHREGFVVELSSGGDVGRGEIAPLPGFSVETMDEVYSQLVEQLELWQQGSELKLDELYPSVAFGLSMAQLELNKELPANGCYQAAPLCSGDPDELLPKLNAMTGEKVAKIKVGLYEPIRDGMLVSLFLESIPDLTLRLDANRAWSAEKAQQFAKKIAPSLRGRIAFIEEPCQVPGDSFSFAINTGIAIAWDETLQHAIRKDDFKLEDLNGAKAIVIKPTLIGSVERCIELIDRAKSLGIKAVVSSSIESSLGLTQLARFAHWQLPDEVPGLDTVGLFAQQLEIPWPSSELPVVGLSEQPLLWQS, via the coding sequence ATGAGATCAGCCAAACTGTATCGCTATGAATTGCCGATGGACAGTGGCGTGATACTGCGTGAACAAAGGCTAAAACATCGTGAAGGTTTTGTTGTCGAGCTAAGCTCCGGCGGTGATGTTGGTAGAGGTGAAATCGCACCACTACCTGGCTTTAGCGTAGAAACCATGGATGAGGTTTACTCGCAACTCGTTGAGCAACTCGAATTGTGGCAACAAGGTTCAGAGTTAAAACTTGATGAGTTATATCCGTCTGTCGCATTTGGGCTTTCAATGGCTCAACTGGAGCTTAACAAAGAACTTCCGGCAAACGGTTGCTATCAAGCAGCGCCTCTGTGTTCCGGTGACCCGGATGAATTACTGCCAAAGCTTAATGCCATGACAGGGGAGAAAGTCGCTAAGATCAAAGTTGGCTTATACGAACCTATCCGAGACGGGATGCTAGTCAGCCTATTTTTAGAATCGATTCCTGACTTGACGCTACGTTTGGATGCTAACCGAGCGTGGAGCGCAGAGAAAGCACAGCAGTTTGCGAAAAAAATTGCTCCGTCACTGCGTGGCCGAATTGCTTTTATTGAAGAGCCTTGTCAGGTGCCTGGTGATAGCTTTTCATTTGCGATCAATACGGGGATTGCAATCGCTTGGGATGAAACACTGCAACATGCGATTCGTAAAGATGACTTTAAGCTTGAGGACTTAAACGGTGCTAAAGCCATTGTCATTAAGCCGACCCTAATTGGTTCAGTGGAGCGCTGTATTGAGTTGATCGATAGAGCGAAATCGCTTGGGATCAAAGCAGTGGTAAGCTCTAGCATTGAGTCTAGTTTGGGGCTAACTCAGCTCGCAAGATTTGCGCATTGGCAGTTGCCAGATGAAGTGCCAGGGCTAGACACGGTTGGGCTATTTGCTCAGCAGCTTGAAATCCCATGGCCTTCTTCTGAGTTGCCGGTTGTAGGCTTATCTGAACAGCCATTGCTATGGCAATCGTAA
- the menE gene encoding o-succinylbenzoate--CoA ligase gives MQRELSFLKQWALTSPSLCALETCDRNYTWAELDDLVAKVANHLNQQGLEAGEVLTCVGKNNLEQLVIYLACLELGVTCALTMPQTRTELDNKLDTLYSAKQIAKVWVNVESNALSPISNIRYGENKAPLEVSAYKPDNLASIVFTSGSTGAPKAVAHTSGQHFASASGLLAQFTYKQGDTWLLSLPMYHVSGLAIVYRWLYSGATIKVGSGDLATDIVGVSHASLVATQLQRLLDDRMRLSLSHVLLGGSHVALELSQQAAKQGIETWLGYGMTEAASTVTAKRIDQHYSAGKVLPNRELRLEGQRIYIGGETLASGYYRQGKLTSFVENGWFDSKDLGEWVSGELKIIGRADNQFISGGENVHCEEIEAALMQVPDIAQAIVVPIADVEFGHRPVAICSFTTVLEKSEIEAYLKQALVKFKWPIAYYSMPESLLRSGIKVSRKSVKEWLIKQV, from the coding sequence ATGCAGCGCGAACTTTCTTTTTTAAAACAATGGGCTCTAACGAGCCCATCTTTATGTGCACTCGAAACTTGTGATAGAAATTATACTTGGGCTGAGCTGGATGATTTAGTCGCCAAGGTAGCAAATCACTTGAATCAGCAGGGGTTAGAGGCTGGAGAGGTGCTTACTTGTGTCGGAAAGAACAACCTCGAGCAGCTAGTTATCTATCTAGCTTGTCTAGAGTTAGGCGTTACCTGCGCGCTGACTATGCCGCAAACTCGCACAGAATTAGACAACAAACTTGATACCTTATATTCAGCGAAGCAGATAGCGAAGGTATGGGTCAATGTTGAGTCAAATGCGCTAAGCCCAATCAGTAATATCCGATATGGTGAGAATAAAGCGCCCTTAGAAGTTAGTGCTTACAAACCAGATAACCTCGCTTCAATTGTTTTTACATCCGGTTCGACAGGCGCGCCGAAAGCGGTTGCTCATACTTCTGGTCAACATTTCGCTTCAGCGTCCGGTTTATTAGCGCAGTTCACATATAAGCAAGGCGATACTTGGCTACTTAGTTTGCCTATGTACCACGTTTCTGGCTTAGCGATTGTCTATCGATGGCTCTATAGCGGTGCAACCATCAAAGTGGGTAGCGGTGATTTGGCAACGGATATTGTTGGTGTTAGTCATGCCTCATTGGTTGCCACGCAATTACAGCGCTTACTTGACGATCGTATGCGTTTATCACTGAGTCATGTATTGCTGGGCGGCAGTCATGTTGCCTTAGAACTGAGTCAGCAGGCCGCTAAACAAGGCATCGAAACTTGGCTGGGCTATGGCATGACCGAAGCTGCTTCGACAGTGACGGCTAAACGTATTGATCAACACTACAGTGCGGGCAAAGTGCTCCCCAATCGCGAATTGAGACTGGAAGGGCAGAGGATCTATATCGGTGGAGAAACCCTCGCATCGGGTTATTACCGCCAAGGGAAACTAACTTCATTTGTCGAAAATGGTTGGTTTGACAGCAAAGATCTAGGCGAGTGGGTGTCGGGTGAGCTGAAAATCATTGGCCGTGCGGATAACCAGTTCATTTCTGGTGGTGAAAATGTTCATTGCGAAGAAATTGAAGCCGCCCTGATGCAGGTGCCTGATATTGCTCAAGCTATCGTTGTACCTATCGCCGATGTTGAGTTTGGTCATCGTCCTGTTGCGATCTGCTCATTTACCACTGTATTGGAAAAAAGCGAAATTGAGGCTTATCTAAAACAAGCGTTAGTTAAGTTTAAATGGCCAATTGCCTATTACTCAATGCCTGAGAGCTTGTTACGAAGCGGAATTAAGGTGTCAAGAAAGTCAGTGAAAGAGTGGCTAATTAAGCAGGTCTGA
- a CDS encoding MFS transporter codes for MPNSQASLLGQRRFLPYFITQFFGAFNDNIFKNVLLLFVAFAGAGTLPVSSNLFINLAAGLFILPFFLFSASAGVLADKYEKAWFIRKVKLAEIGIMCLGAIGFITESYIILLILLFLMGTQSAFFGPVKYALLPQQLKSDELVPGNALVETGTFLAILLGTLGAGIIASAESAKYVAAICVVVFAVLGYTSSRSIPEAPASAPDLKFRWQPIKQTKQTIAIAKADRTIFQALMAISWFWFLGAAYLTQFPNFTKLHLNGSESAVSFLLALFSIGIAIGSLACDKLSNHRIEVGIVPLGSLGITVFGALMATSIPATLPDFASFSDFVAYQSLWPVFAYLLLLGVSGGIFIVPLYALMQQRAKETERAQVIAGLNIFNSLFMVGSAVLGIICLTILELTIPQLFLLLSVMNLLIAIYLCLQVPIFVVRFLLWILTHTMYRVTHKNLHNLPQKSGALLVCNHVSYMDALLLSAVCPRLIRFVMEEDYANLPPLRRFLNRAGVIPISATNRRSIVRAFNDVEQALAEGHIVCIFPEGKLTSDGEMNEFLRGMDLILKRSPVPVIPVALKGLWGSYFSRYKGSACKGLPSRFWSKIEIEVGTPVDSSLASTASMHQKVSELRGDWQ; via the coding sequence ATGCCTAATAGTCAGGCTTCGCTTCTTGGGCAAAGGCGCTTCTTGCCCTACTTTATCACTCAATTTTTTGGGGCGTTCAACGACAATATCTTTAAGAACGTTCTGTTGTTATTTGTCGCATTTGCTGGTGCAGGTACATTACCCGTATCAAGTAATCTATTCATCAACCTAGCAGCGGGCTTATTCATTCTGCCCTTTTTTCTTTTTTCTGCTTCTGCTGGCGTTCTTGCTGATAAATACGAAAAAGCTTGGTTTATACGCAAGGTTAAACTCGCTGAAATTGGCATCATGTGCTTAGGCGCGATCGGATTTATTACCGAGAGCTACATCATTCTGCTTATCCTGCTCTTCCTTATGGGAACACAGTCCGCCTTTTTTGGCCCGGTGAAATACGCCTTACTGCCCCAGCAACTTAAATCGGATGAATTAGTACCTGGTAACGCACTTGTTGAAACAGGAACTTTTCTGGCAATACTACTCGGCACATTAGGCGCAGGCATTATTGCTTCGGCAGAGAGTGCTAAATATGTTGCCGCAATTTGTGTGGTGGTATTCGCGGTGCTTGGCTACACTTCTAGCCGCTCAATCCCTGAAGCACCGGCAAGTGCACCTGATCTCAAATTCCGTTGGCAACCTATAAAACAAACGAAACAGACCATAGCTATAGCCAAAGCAGATAGAACTATTTTTCAAGCGTTGATGGCGATTAGTTGGTTTTGGTTCCTTGGCGCGGCTTATTTGACGCAGTTTCCTAACTTTACCAAGCTTCACCTTAACGGCAGTGAAAGTGCGGTTTCATTCTTACTGGCGCTCTTTTCAATTGGTATTGCGATTGGCTCACTCGCCTGTGACAAACTTTCAAACCACCGAATTGAAGTCGGCATTGTTCCACTCGGTAGTCTTGGCATTACAGTATTTGGCGCACTGATGGCGACCTCTATCCCTGCGACGCTTCCCGACTTTGCTAGCTTTAGTGATTTTGTTGCGTATCAGTCACTTTGGCCTGTGTTTGCCTACCTGCTACTGCTCGGCGTTTCAGGCGGGATTTTTATTGTTCCGCTTTATGCGCTGATGCAGCAACGTGCCAAAGAAACTGAACGTGCCCAAGTGATCGCGGGACTAAACATTTTCAACTCCCTATTTATGGTCGGTAGCGCTGTTTTAGGGATTATCTGTCTAACGATTCTAGAGTTAACCATTCCTCAGCTTTTCTTGTTACTGTCAGTGATGAATCTTTTGATCGCGATTTACCTCTGCCTTCAGGTACCCATTTTTGTGGTGCGATTCCTGTTGTGGATACTCACTCATACCATGTATCGCGTCACTCATAAGAACCTGCATAACCTGCCGCAAAAAAGTGGTGCATTGCTAGTTTGCAACCATGTCAGCTATATGGATGCGCTCTTACTCAGCGCGGTATGCCCAAGGTTAATACGTTTCGTCATGGAGGAAGATTACGCCAATTTGCCGCCTTTAAGACGCTTTTTAAACCGTGCAGGGGTGATCCCAATCTCTGCGACCAACCGACGCTCTATCGTCCGCGCTTTCAATGACGTTGAACAAGCGCTGGCCGAGGGACACATCGTGTGTATTTTCCCTGAAGGTAAGCTCACCTCCGATGGCGAGATGAACGAGTTCTTACGCGGTATGGATTTGATCCTAAAACGTAGCCCTGTTCCAGTTATACCTGTGGCCCTAAAAGGGTTATGGGGTAGCTATTTCAGCCGCTATAAAGGATCAGCTTGTAAAGGTTTACCGTCTCGTTTCTGGTCAAAAATCGAAATAGAAGTCGGGACGCCCGTCGATTCTAGCCTTGCTTCAACCGCTAGCATGCATCAAAAGGTATCTGAGCTGCGCGGTGACTGGCAATAA
- a CDS encoding DNA base-flipping protein has product MDQFLMQIFAVIHQIPLGKVSTYGEIAKMAGYPGYARHVGKALGNLPSKSKLPWFRVINSQGRISLKGEDLVRQREALIAEGIEVSNDGKVSLRKYRWQP; this is encoded by the coding sequence ATGGACCAGTTTTTGATGCAAATCTTTGCTGTAATTCACCAAATTCCTCTCGGAAAAGTCAGTACTTACGGTGAGATCGCAAAAATGGCAGGTTATCCCGGTTATGCCCGTCATGTTGGTAAAGCACTTGGCAATCTTCCTAGCAAGAGTAAATTACCTTGGTTTCGCGTCATCAATAGCCAAGGACGCATTTCATTGAAAGGTGAAGATTTAGTTCGACAGAGGGAGGCGTTGATCGCTGAGGGAATAGAAGTGAGTAATGATGGGAAAGTTAGCTTAAGGAAATATCGGTGGCAGCCTTAG
- a CDS encoding TetR/AcrR family transcriptional regulator, giving the protein MARRNDHTREELVALTLNTVKEFLATNSHHDLSLRKIANMIGYVPSTLVNVFGNYNLLLLHAVAQTLDELTQEANQVVTNSKNAETALYELAYCYHDFAQRHPNRWQLIFEHNMNGEPLPEWQSARIDSMTGMLEHLLKALAPNRSEAEVLQASRVLWSGVHGITLLSVDDKFFAAEPIDGKELIENLLSNYLTNW; this is encoded by the coding sequence ATGGCCCGAAGAAACGATCATACTCGCGAAGAGCTTGTTGCTTTAACACTTAATACCGTCAAAGAATTTTTAGCGACTAACTCGCACCACGATCTTAGCTTACGAAAGATAGCGAATATGATTGGCTATGTACCGAGTACATTGGTTAACGTTTTTGGTAACTATAACTTACTGCTGCTGCATGCCGTGGCCCAAACTCTCGATGAACTGACCCAAGAAGCTAATCAAGTGGTAACCAACAGCAAGAACGCTGAAACGGCACTTTATGAGCTGGCCTATTGTTACCACGATTTTGCCCAGCGCCACCCTAACCGCTGGCAACTGATCTTCGAACATAATATGAATGGTGAACCACTTCCTGAATGGCAGTCTGCTCGTATTGATTCAATGACTGGCATGCTAGAGCACCTGTTAAAAGCTCTGGCACCTAATCGTAGTGAAGCAGAAGTGTTACAAGCAAGTCGTGTATTATGGTCTGGTGTACATGGTATTACACTGCTCAGTGTCGACGACAAGTTTTTTGCTGCCGAACCTATTGATGGTAAAGAGCTCATTGAGAACTTACTGTCTAACTACCTAACCAATTGGTAA
- a CDS encoding YeiH family protein, protein MKNITKYLPFGLALIVCITPYVSSPTALVIGFLLTSLGLVPADLNLSKFTKKLLAYSIVGLGFGIHFDQALAVTSDGIGLIIATIFGTLLIGWWVAKWMRLNKETGYLISSGTAICGGSAIAAVSPAIKADDEQIGLALATVFVLNSIALFIFPVIGHALNLDQHTFGTWAAIAIHDTSSVVGAASAYGEEALTTATTLKLARALWIIPVALFSAFLFRSDSKKITIPYFILFYCAAIAFSDLLPQFEVVYQGIFDIAKRALVVCLFLIGCGISVEKLKSSGPKPLIFGVTLWALISTTSLAWLTLA, encoded by the coding sequence ATGAAAAACATAACTAAATACCTCCCTTTCGGTCTTGCTCTCATTGTTTGTATTACGCCTTATGTGTCTTCACCAACCGCTCTTGTTATTGGATTTTTACTCACATCGTTAGGCCTAGTACCCGCAGATTTAAACCTGTCTAAGTTCACTAAAAAGCTTCTCGCTTATTCCATCGTTGGACTCGGATTCGGTATTCATTTTGATCAAGCGTTAGCGGTAACGTCTGATGGCATAGGCCTTATTATCGCCACTATTTTTGGTACGCTACTGATAGGTTGGTGGGTTGCTAAATGGATGAGGCTAAACAAAGAGACAGGATATTTAATTTCGTCAGGAACCGCCATCTGCGGCGGAAGCGCGATTGCGGCTGTATCACCTGCGATAAAAGCTGACGACGAGCAAATCGGGTTGGCATTGGCAACGGTATTCGTTCTCAACTCGATTGCATTGTTTATATTCCCCGTTATAGGCCATGCGTTAAATCTGGATCAGCATACGTTCGGTACTTGGGCAGCAATCGCGATTCACGATACTTCATCAGTTGTTGGTGCAGCCTCCGCCTATGGTGAAGAGGCCCTAACCACAGCAACAACACTAAAACTCGCGAGAGCACTGTGGATTATTCCGGTTGCCCTATTTAGTGCGTTCCTATTCCGTAGCGATTCGAAGAAAATCACTATCCCATACTTCATCTTGTTTTATTGCGCAGCGATTGCATTCAGTGACTTACTGCCGCAATTTGAAGTCGTTTATCAGGGTATCTTTGATATTGCTAAGCGTGCGCTGGTGGTATGTTTGTTCTTGATTGGCTGCGGAATTTCAGTAGAGAAGCTGAAGTCTTCCGGCCCTAAACCGTTAATATTCGGTGTGACGCTATGGGCTTTGATTTCGACCACTTCTTTAGCGTGGCTCACTCTCGCTTAA
- a CDS encoding YbaY family lipoprotein, which produces MKKALAFISSLVLGVVLVGCQSEQAETEQAAVESITGTLAYRERIALPDDAVVTITLQDISLADAPAKVIAKHRFETAGSQVPFEFDLAYDPAKIEARHRYSVSARIEVNGKLKFITDTSYPVVTDADKTDNVDLRLIGVR; this is translated from the coding sequence ATGAAAAAGGCACTAGCATTCATTTCATCATTAGTATTAGGAGTAGTATTGGTGGGTTGTCAATCAGAGCAAGCAGAAACTGAGCAGGCAGCAGTAGAATCAATTACCGGTACACTAGCGTACCGTGAGCGTATTGCACTGCCAGATGATGCAGTGGTTACGATTACTCTACAAGATATCTCGTTAGCAGATGCGCCAGCAAAAGTTATCGCAAAGCATCGCTTCGAGACAGCAGGTTCGCAAGTTCCTTTCGAATTTGACCTTGCTTATGACCCTGCAAAAATCGAAGCTCGTCACCGCTACAGCGTGAGTGCTCGCATTGAAGTGAACGGCAAGCTTAAGTTTATTACGGATACGTCGTACCCAGTAGTGACTGATGCAGATAAGACAGATAATGTAGACCTACGCCTTATCGGCGTTCGCTAA
- a CDS encoding PLP-dependent cysteine synthase family protein produces MCTDHNWINNAVRKIEADYQRSADTHLIKLELPSIDGIDVYLKDESTHPTGSLKHRLARSLFLYAICNGWVGPETTIIESSSGSTAVSEAYFARLLGLPFIAVMPKCTARKKIEQIEFYGGTAHLVDRSDQIYAESHRLAEELNGHYMDQFTYAERATDWRGNNNIANSIFNQMEMEDHPVPAWVVMSPGTGGTSATIGRFIRYQQHDTKLCVVDPENSVFHDYFKTGNKNLTGDCGSKIEGIGRPRVEPSFIPGVVDEMRTIPDAASVATAHWLEKMLGRKVGASTGTNLYGVLQLASEMKQRGEKGSIVTLLCDSGERYLDTYYNPEWVKENIGDLQPYAAKLEAFEQTGQIEQ; encoded by the coding sequence ATGTGTACTGACCATAACTGGATTAATAACGCTGTTCGTAAAATCGAAGCAGATTACCAACGTAGCGCCGATACCCACTTAATCAAACTTGAACTGCCAAGCATTGATGGCATCGACGTCTATCTTAAAGATGAAAGTACGCACCCAACGGGTTCTCTTAAACACCGTCTTGCTCGTTCACTGTTCTTATACGCGATCTGTAATGGTTGGGTTGGCCCTGAGACAACGATTATTGAATCATCTTCTGGCAGTACTGCGGTATCTGAAGCTTATTTTGCGCGCCTACTTGGCTTGCCATTTATCGCAGTTATGCCTAAGTGCACTGCACGTAAAAAAATCGAACAAATTGAGTTTTACGGTGGCACAGCACACTTAGTTGATCGCTCAGACCAAATCTATGCAGAATCTCATCGTTTAGCAGAAGAGCTAAATGGCCACTACATGGATCAATTTACTTACGCGGAACGTGCAACAGACTGGCGTGGTAACAACAATATTGCCAATTCAATTTTTAACCAAATGGAAATGGAAGATCACCCAGTGCCAGCATGGGTTGTTATGAGCCCAGGTACAGGCGGTACATCAGCTACTATCGGTCGCTTCATCCGTTACCAGCAACACGACACTAAACTGTGTGTGGTTGATCCTGAAAATTCTGTATTCCATGACTACTTTAAAACAGGTAATAAGAACCTGACTGGCGATTGCGGAAGCAAAATCGAAGGTATCGGCCGCCCGCGTGTAGAGCCAAGTTTTATTCCTGGTGTTGTAGATGAGATGCGTACTATCCCCGACGCAGCATCAGTGGCGACTGCACATTGGTTAGAAAAAATGCTTGGTCGTAAAGTCGGCGCTTCAACAGGTACTAACCTATACGGTGTGTTGCAGCTAGCAAGTGAAATGAAACAACGTGGTGAGAAAGGCTCTATCGTGACACTACTTTGTGACAGTGGCGAGCGCTACCTTGATACTTACTACAACCCAGAGTGGGTAAAAGAGAATATTGGTGACCTACAGCCATATGCAGCAAAATTAGAAGCTTTTGAACAAACAGGCCAGATTGAACAATAG
- a CDS encoding Lrp/AsnC family transcriptional regulator: MEIELDKIDRKILDLLQNDGTLSLNDLSEAVNLTTTPCWKRLKKMEEAGIIQKRVALLNPEKLDLSFTAFVLVKTSDHSHEWYNQFVSTASEFPEVMEFYRMAGEYDYMMKVLVKDMQCFDHFYKKLVNSVAGISNVTSTFAMEPLKYTTALPICND, translated from the coding sequence ATGGAAATTGAACTGGATAAAATCGACCGAAAAATACTCGATCTACTGCAAAACGATGGCACGCTTTCTTTGAATGACTTGTCAGAAGCGGTCAACTTAACCACTACGCCATGCTGGAAAAGGCTCAAGAAGATGGAAGAGGCTGGGATCATTCAAAAGCGCGTAGCCTTATTGAACCCTGAAAAGCTCGATTTATCTTTCACTGCCTTTGTGCTGGTCAAAACCAGTGATCATTCACATGAGTGGTATAACCAATTCGTCTCTACTGCTTCTGAGTTTCCTGAGGTGATGGAGTTCTATCGTATGGCAGGGGAATACGATTACATGATGAAAGTGCTAGTAAAAGATATGCAATGCTTTGATCACTTCTATAAGAAGCTAGTGAACTCAGTGGCAGGCATTTCTAATGTCACCTCGACCTTTGCGATGGAACCGCTTAAGTATACGACTGCGCTTCCTATATGTAATGACTAA
- the tesB gene encoding acyl-CoA thioesterase II, giving the protein MSQPLNELLNLLQLEKLEEGLFRGQSENLGLPQVYGGQVIGQALSAARYTVDADRTVHSFHSYFLYPGDPEKPIIYDVENLRDGRSFSTRRVKAIQNGRPIFYLTASYHGEAPGFEHQNTMPDIPGPENFASESELAAKIADFLPEKLKKTFCGEKPIEMRPVTVVNPLNPPKVEPKQYLWIKANGAMPDNQLIHQYLLGYASDWGFLVTALHPHGVSLMTPKFQVATIDHSIWFHRPFKMDEWLLYVIDSPTASNTRGLVRGEIYNRQGHLVASAVQEGVMRFTD; this is encoded by the coding sequence ATGAGCCAACCTCTCAACGAGTTATTGAACTTACTGCAACTAGAAAAGCTTGAAGAAGGGCTTTTTAGAGGACAAAGTGAAAACTTAGGCTTGCCTCAAGTGTATGGTGGACAAGTGATAGGGCAAGCGCTATCTGCTGCGAGATACACCGTTGATGCTGATCGAACTGTCCACTCATTCCATAGCTACTTTTTATACCCTGGTGATCCTGAAAAGCCGATCATCTATGATGTTGAAAATCTCCGCGATGGCCGCAGTTTCAGCACGCGTCGAGTTAAGGCTATTCAAAATGGTCGCCCTATTTTCTACTTAACCGCTTCTTATCATGGTGAGGCTCCTGGCTTTGAGCATCAAAACACCATGCCAGATATCCCTGGACCTGAGAACTTTGCATCTGAATCAGAACTCGCTGCGAAAATAGCCGACTTTCTACCGGAAAAGCTTAAGAAAACATTCTGTGGTGAAAAACCAATTGAAATGCGCCCGGTTACCGTGGTTAACCCACTGAATCCGCCGAAAGTCGAGCCTAAGCAATACTTGTGGATCAAAGCCAATGGCGCGATGCCAGATAACCAGTTAATCCACCAATATCTATTGGGTTATGCGTCTGACTGGGGCTTCTTAGTGACCGCCTTACATCCACACGGTGTATCACTGATGACGCCGAAATTCCAAGTCGCTACCATCGATCACTCGATCTGGTTCCACCGCCCATTTAAAATGGATGAGTGGCTGTTGTATGTGATTGATAGCCCAACGGCAAGCAATACTCGTGGTCTAGTGAGAGGCGAGATATACAACCGCCAAGGCCATCTTGTGGCCAGCGCTGTTCAAGAAGGCGTGATGCGTTTTACGGACTAA